A segment of the Acidimicrobiales bacterium genome:
GTAGCGGCCGCCGGTCACCTCGCTCAGGATCCGCGCCGCCACCCCGAGGAGCTCGGCGTGGCGGCGGCGCAGGACCTCACCGATGAACGCGGTGTTGGCGAGCTGGTCGTAGACGAGCGAGACGGCGTCGAGGAACTCGGCGGCGGCTCCGATCCGCCCGTCGAGGTCGTCGGCGACGGCCACCTGGGCCGCCGCTCGGCGCTGCTCGTCGCGTGCCGTGGTGGAGCTCGCGATCGCGGTGGCGTGCAGGGTGGCGAGGGCGGCGGCGTCGCTCGCCCCGGCCGTGGTGAGGACGGCGGCGGCCCGCTGCTGGTGGTCGGTCATCGCGGCTCGTTGCGCCCCGGTCGCCTCGCCGACCAGGCCGACGACAGCGCGGGCCCGGTCGAGCAGCGTGTCGGCCCACGCGGCGCCGTCGGCGAGCCCGTCGGGTTCGGCCCGGTGGGGTGGCGGGTGGTCGGTGGGCTCGGCCCCGACCCGGCCGGCGGCGTCGTCGACGCGGAGGGCGAGCGTGTCGAGGGCGCGGTAGGCGTCGGTGGCGGCGTTCGCCGCCTTCTGCCGGGCCTGCTTCGCCTGCTCCAAGGCCGTGCGGGCGTCGTCGCGGCGCTGGGTGCGGGTGGCGACGGTCGCGGAGAGCGTGGCGATCTCGGCGAGGCGCTGGTCGATCCGGGCGACGGCGTCGGACACGTCGACGGCGGGCGCCGCCAGCTCCGGCGGCGGTGGGGGTTCCGCCGGGTCGGCGGCGTCGAGCACGGCGTCGAGGTCAGGGAGGTCGGGCTGCCAGGAGGGGAGCGGTGCCAGCGCGGCCAGGGCCTGCCGTAGCCGCGAGCGGGACGAGGCGACGCCCCGGGCGTTGGCCGTGCGGGCCCGGTCGACCCGTTCCTGCAGGGCGGTCGCTCGAGTGGTGGCCTCGACCACCTGGGCGCTGATCCCGGCGATGCTGCGGGCGTGCGCGGTCCGCTGCTGCTCCAGTTCGGTGACGGCGGCCGCGGGGCCGGCGAGCAGCGCCGTGGCGTCGCCGGGACCCTGGGGGATCGCCTCCAACCCGGCTTCCGCGGCGAGCGAGGCACGAGCGGTCGCCGCGTCGAGGTGTCGGCCGTCGACCGCATCCCGGGTGGCGGCGAGCGCGGCGACGGCAGCCTCGTGGTTGGCCTCGGCCCGGGCAGCGGCGGTGGCCAGGGTGGCGGCCTGGTCCCTCGCCGCCACGGTGGCCTGCTCAGCCGCGGTGAGCGCCGGGACGGATGGCGGGGTGAAGCCGTCGGGCAGAGTCCGCTCGCAGACCGGGCACGGGTCACCCGCCGCGATCCCCGAGGCCGCGTGGGCGGCCGCGTCGGCTCGGTGGGAGGCAGCGAGAGCATCGTCGGCGACGACGCTGCGCTGCCGGCCGGCCTCCGCCTCGGCGACTGCCGGGGTGGCGGCGGCCTGGGCGTCGGCCTCGCGGGTGCGGGCCGCGACGAGCTCGCCCTCCGCCTGTTCGACGTGCCGGTCGGCCTCGGCGACCCGGTCGACCAGGCCACGCCACCGGTCGAGCCGGGCCCGCGCCTGCATGATCCCGTGGTCGAGCGCGTCGAGCTCCTGCTCGGCCGGGGTCAGGTCGGCCTGCGCGGCGGCCGCGGCTCGCTCCTGGACGTCGGCCTCCGCGGCCTGCTCGTCGCTCTCACGGCGGGCGTCGAGCTGCGCGCCGATGTCGGCGACCAGCATCGGCAGGGCATCGAGCGCGGCCCGGGCGGCCTGCAGCGCGGGCTCGGTGTCGCCGGCCGCGGTGGCCGCCCGCAGGATGTCGTCGGCGGCTCGCCGCGCCTCGTCGGCGTCGGCCAGCGCCCGGGCCGCATCGGCGACCGCCGCGGCGAGGCCGGTGTCGGCCGTGGCCACCGCTCGGACGCGGCTCGCGGCGTCCGCGGACGCCGTCAGATCGACGGCGTCGGCGAGCCGCTGGAGGCCCTCGATCTCGCGGCGCACGTCGTCGGCGGCGCGCTCGGCCAGCGTGACCTCGGTCGTGGCGGCGTCGAGCTCCTTCACCCTCACGTCGGCCGCCTCGGCCTGCGTGGCGGCGTCGGCCGCGGCGGCCCGCGGGTCGGCGGCCAGCTCGCCGCGGGCGAACCTCAGGGTGTCGAGGCGAGGCCCGAGCCGCTGGCGCAGCTCCTTGGCCCGGGCACGGACCTGGTCGAGCTCGTCGACGCGGAACACGTTCCGCAGGATCCGCTGGCGTTCGGCCGGGTTGGCCTCCAGCAGCTGGGCGAACTTCCCCTGGGGCAGCAGCACCGTGCGCAGGAAGCCCTCGTAGTCGAGGCCGACGAGCCGTTCGACCACCCGGGTGAGCTCCCGGGCGCCGTCGATGCGCTCGCCGCTCTCGAGGTTCGTCAGCCGGTGGACCGACGCCCGCGTGCCGGTGCTCATGGTGCGGGTGATCTGCCAGTCGCTGCCGTCGGCCCGGAACGTCAGCTCGACCTTCATGGTGTCGGACCGGTCGCCGATCAGGTCGCCGGCCTGCTTGGTCCAGGTGGCGGCGCCGTAGAGGGCGAAGGTGATGGCTTCGAGCAGCGACGACTTGCCGGCGCCGGTGTCGCCGACGATCGCCACCATGGCGCGGCCGGTGAAGTCGACCGTCTGCACCGAGCGGTAGGACCGGAGCCCTTCGAGGCGCAGGGTGAGCGGGCGCATCAGCCGTCGCCTCCCGCCGTCGCCCCGGTCGCGGCGGTCACGGGGATCGGGCCGGGCGGTTCGAAGAGGTCCTCCTCCCGGAAGGGCGGGTCGTCGCCGTCGATGCCGGCACCCAGCAGGGTCTCGAACACCCGCATGGCCCGGTCGACCCGCGGCCCGGACGTGCCCTCGAGGCCCAGGTAGGCCCGGAACTGGTCGGCGACGGGCGGCTCGGCCTCGGCGTCGAGCTCCTCCGCCACCGTGGCGGTGACGCCGGCGACGCGCTCGGCGACGGAGTGCAGGGTGGCCCGGGGCAGCAGGCTCGCGATCCGGTCGGCCAGGGCAGGGTCGGGCACGTCGACGTCGACAAGGACCTGGTAGATGCCGGTGGACGACGGGTCGGCCCGGGCGGCGATCTCGTCGAGCGTGCCTGCCAGACGCACGAGGCGGCGGCCGCCGCTCAGCTCGACCACCTCGGGCCGGGCGCGCCGGCCTGGCGGAGCGTCGAGCACGACGAGGCTCTTGGTGTCGGACACCTCGCCGAAGTCGATCGGGATCGGCGACCCGGCGTAGCGGCCCACCCCGCCGGGCAGCTCCTGCGGCCGGTGGATGTGGCCGAAGGCCGCGTAGCTGGCGGTGGGGAGGTGGTCGACCTTGGTGGCGTAGTCGTCGCCGACGTGCACCTTCCGCTCGGACCCCGACCAGGTGGCGCCGCCGACGTGGAGGTGGGCGGCGAACAGGGCCACGTGCCGGCCCGGGTCGAAGCCGTCGGTGAGGCCGTCGGCGAGGTTGGCCTCCACCAGGCTGATCCCGTCGGTGTAGGACCCGTTCCACCGTTCCGGCTCGAGGTCGAACGTGCGGACCAGGGCGTTGGGGTGGACGAACGGCAGCACCGCCAGCCGGGCCTCGTGCCGGCCGTCGCGGGCGGGGAACGTCAGCACCCCGCCGTCGCGGGCGCGGCGGGCCACCCCGACGAAGCGGATGTGGTGCGCCGCGGCGTCGCCGGAGAGCCGGGCAGCCATGCCCACCACCCGGTCGAGCACCTCGAACAGGGCCGAGCTGTCGTGGTTGCCCGCGATCACCACCAGAGGCGCGTGTGCCGCCAGCCGGGCGAGCGCCTCGACCGCCCGGTGCATGTCGTCGACCGCGGGCCGGGCGTGGTCGAACAGGTCACCGGTGTGGACGATCAGGTCGAGCTCGCCCTGCCCGGCGACGTCGACGATCTCGTCGAGCACCGCGTCGTGGTCCTCGTCACGACGCACCCGGCCCAGGGTGGTGCCCAGGTGCCAGTCGGAGGTGTGGAGCACCCGCATCAGCCGTCTCGACCCAGCGGGCGTCGGCCGGTGATGCCGGCACCGCCGGCGATCCCCGCGAACGCGTCGTCCTCGGCCTCGACTCGCTGCTGGGCCGACTCCCGTCCCTCGTCGACGTTGGTGGCGTAGCCCGGGAAGGGGAACCGCAGCGGGATGGGGACGGGCACCAGCGGCTGGTCGAGGACCATGGTGCCGGGCAGGAACCGGGTGGCCCGCGCCCGCAGCTCGGGCGTGAGGAACCGGTACTCGGAGGCCTCGGAGGCGTCGAGGCGGCCGACGACCTTGATCGCGGCGTTGCGGACGATCGCCGGGTCGACCGCCGTGGCGGCCTGTTCCGCCCCGATCAGCAGCACGCCCAGCGAGCGGCCGCGCTCGGCCACGTCGACGAGGAGCTCCTTGAGGGGCGAGCTGCCCTCGCGCGGCGCGTACTTGTTGAGCTCGTCGAGCACGACGAACTGGAGCGGCTCGCGCCCGGACGACTGCTTGGCCTCGAACACGGCGTTGAGGAGGGCCCCGACGACGAAGCGCTGGGCCGCGTCGTGCAGCGCGTGGAGGTCGACCACCGTGATCGCCGAACGGCCGACGTCGGGCGCGGTCACCCCGCAGCGGACGAGGTGGCCCATCCGGGGGATCAGGGCGTAGAGCCGCCGCAGGAAGGCCTGCACCGTGCCCTGCTGGACGCCGGCGGTCCACTCGAAGCTGTCGGACTCGACCCGCTCGGAGATGGCGTCGATCAGGTCGCCGAAGTCGGTGATGACGGGACCGCCGGTGACCACGGCGTCGCGGCGGGCCATCTCACCGGCCACCCGCTCGAAGTTGTTCATCGAGCCGGTACCGACGTCCTGCAGCACCAGCGCCCCGGGCCGGCCGTCGACCGGGGCGGCGTGGCGGGCCAGCTGGATGCGGACCCGCTGCGAGATGAACGAGATCTGGTTGCGGTTGGCGGACTCGTCGGCGAAGCAGAACTCGAGCAGGCCGCGGGACACGAAGTCGAGCGGCGTCCAGCCGAACACCTCGACCTCGTCGCTGCGCCGCGAGTCGACCGCCGGCACCAGGCCCTCGCCGCCGGGGACGGCCGGCGCCCAGATGGTGACGTCGCGGAAGGGGCCCGGATCGGTGACGCCGAGCGCCTCCCACTGCCGGCGGGCCTCGGGGTGCTTCACGTCGAGGAGCCGGTTGGGCCGGTCGAGGTGCAGGAGGTCCTCGCCCTTGAGGTTGAACACCAGGGCCCGTGTGTTGGGCGCGTGCGGACCCAGGATGCGTCGGCCCCGCTCGGTCTCGAACAGCTGGTAGAGCAGGAAGGTGGCGTACGACGTCTTGGTGGCCACACCGGAGATCCCGGCGATGTTGACGTGGCCGCCGTTCTTGCCCGACAGGAAGGCGAAGTCGAGGTGGACCGGCTCGCCGGCCTGGTCGAGGCCGACGGGGAGCCGGTCGTCCATCTGGTCCTCGAAGAGGGCGAACGCACGGGCCTCGTCGGCGCAGGCCACGACGACCGAGCCCGGTGCCGGCGACACCCACACCTCGGGCTCGACCCGCAGCACCGCCACCTCCACCCGCCGGGCGGTCTCCCCGGGCATGGTGCGGGAGTCGACGATGCGGGCCGTGTCGGAGGCCCAGCTGGCGCCCTCGATGTGCCCCGACGTCTCGGCGACGATGCCGAAGTGGGTGATCACCCGGCCGTCGGGCAGCGTCTGGGGGCAGGCGACGAGCTGGTCGAGCGTGGCCACGGCATCCGGGGCCAGCACCACGGTGAAGCGCTGGGAGGTGGTCGGCACGGCGCCGTCGACGTGGCCCAGCACGGCGCTCGCCGCGATGGACGCCGCCAGCTTCGCCGCCCGCACGTCGCGGCCGTCGGGCATGCCCTCGGGGTGGGCGCCGTTGCCGGGTCGATCGGTGATGTCGGTCATCGGGAAGCCCCTTCGGGAGTGCGGGCGACCTCGGGCCGGCGGCGGATCCCGACGTCGTCGCCGGCCAGCTGGGCGATGGCGGTGCGGAGGGCTCGGGACGCGAGGCCGGCGTCGCCGAGCAGGTGGCGCAGGTGCCGCTCCAGCGCCCCGGTGGGCTGCAGGTTCTGCGGCGCCCGCGGGTCGACGTGCGGCACACCGGCGAACCGCGGCAGCATGCCCGCCGCCTGGTCGGCCTCCAGGGCGGCGGCGGCGAGACCGGTGGACGCCGGCACCTCGATGCGGACGATCCCGGCCCACGGGCTGGACCCGAGGCGCCGAGGGGCGAGGCGGACGTAGGCCGAGTACCGCTCGGACAGCCGGAAGAGGCTGGTGCGCTGCCCCGACGCCAACTGCCCGACGCGGGCGTGGTGGACGAGCGGGAGCAGGCGGCGGTGATGGGTCTTGGTGACCCCGACCACCGGCAGGTCGTGCGAGCGCAC
Coding sequences within it:
- a CDS encoding ATP-binding protein, yielding MTDITDRPGNGAHPEGMPDGRDVRAAKLAASIAASAVLGHVDGAVPTTSQRFTVVLAPDAVATLDQLVACPQTLPDGRVITHFGIVAETSGHIEGASWASDTARIVDSRTMPGETARRVEVAVLRVEPEVWVSPAPGSVVVACADEARAFALFEDQMDDRLPVGLDQAGEPVHLDFAFLSGKNGGHVNIAGISGVATKTSYATFLLYQLFETERGRRILGPHAPNTRALVFNLKGEDLLHLDRPNRLLDVKHPEARRQWEALGVTDPGPFRDVTIWAPAVPGGEGLVPAVDSRRSDEVEVFGWTPLDFVSRGLLEFCFADESANRNQISFISQRVRIQLARHAAPVDGRPGALVLQDVGTGSMNNFERVAGEMARRDAVVTGGPVITDFGDLIDAISERVESDSFEWTAGVQQGTVQAFLRRLYALIPRMGHLVRCGVTAPDVGRSAITVVDLHALHDAAQRFVVGALLNAVFEAKQSSGREPLQFVVLDELNKYAPREGSSPLKELLVDVAERGRSLGVLLIGAEQAATAVDPAIVRNAAIKVVGRLDASEASEYRFLTPELRARATRFLPGTMVLDQPLVPVPIPLRFPFPGYATNVDEGRESAQQRVEAEDDAFAGIAGGAGITGRRPLGRDG
- a CDS encoding SMC family ATPase — protein: MRPLTLRLEGLRSYRSVQTVDFTGRAMVAIVGDTGAGKSSLLEAITFALYGAATWTKQAGDLIGDRSDTMKVELTFRADGSDWQITRTMSTGTRASVHRLTNLESGERIDGARELTRVVERLVGLDYEGFLRTVLLPQGKFAQLLEANPAERQRILRNVFRVDELDQVRARAKELRQRLGPRLDTLRFARGELAADPRAAAADAATQAEAADVRVKELDAATTEVTLAERAADDVRREIEGLQRLADAVDLTASADAASRVRAVATADTGLAAAVADAARALADADEARRAADDILRAATAAGDTEPALQAARAALDALPMLVADIGAQLDARRESDEQAAEADVQERAAAAAQADLTPAEQELDALDHGIMQARARLDRWRGLVDRVAEADRHVEQAEGELVAARTREADAQAAATPAVAEAEAGRQRSVVADDALAASHRADAAAHAASGIAAGDPCPVCERTLPDGFTPPSVPALTAAEQATVAARDQAATLATAAARAEANHEAAVAALAATRDAVDGRHLDAATARASLAAEAGLEAIPQGPGDATALLAGPAAAVTELEQQRTAHARSIAGISAQVVEATTRATALQERVDRARTANARGVASSRSRLRQALAALAPLPSWQPDLPDLDAVLDAADPAEPPPPPELAAPAVDVSDAVARIDQRLAEIATLSATVATRTQRRDDARTALEQAKQARQKAANAATDAYRALDTLALRVDDAAGRVGAEPTDHPPPHRAEPDGLADGAAWADTLLDRARAVVGLVGEATGAQRAAMTDHQQRAAAVLTTAGASDAAALATLHATAIASSTTARDEQRRAAAQVAVADDLDGRIGAAAEFLDAVSLVYDQLANTAFIGEVLRRRHAELLGVAARILSEVTGGRYGFSPEFAIVDLHTGQERATKTLSGGESFLASLALALAMVEIASRAGGRLDALFLDEGFGSLDATSLDAAIDALESRAEAGRLVAVISHVPGVAERIEDVLDVRATTTGSIATWQSPAEREAAFTTAVTALL
- a CDS encoding exonuclease SbcCD subunit D, giving the protein MRVLHTSDWHLGTTLGRVRRDEDHDAVLDEIVDVAGQGELDLIVHTGDLFDHARPAVDDMHRAVEALARLAAHAPLVVIAGNHDSSALFEVLDRVVGMAARLSGDAAAHHIRFVGVARRARDGGVLTFPARDGRHEARLAVLPFVHPNALVRTFDLEPERWNGSYTDGISLVEANLADGLTDGFDPGRHVALFAAHLHVGGATWSGSERKVHVGDDYATKVDHLPTASYAAFGHIHRPQELPGGVGRYAGSPIPIDFGEVSDTKSLVVLDAPPGRRARPEVVELSGGRRLVRLAGTLDEIAARADPSSTGIYQVLVDVDVPDPALADRIASLLPRATLHSVAERVAGVTATVAEELDAEAEPPVADQFRAYLGLEGTSGPRVDRAMRVFETLLGAGIDGDDPPFREEDLFEPPGPIPVTAATGATAGGDG